AAAGGGAGTAAAGTCTGGAATGGCGCTGTGGGAGGCAAAAAAACTATGCCCTGACGCCACATATTTTAAGCCACATTATTCCCTGTATGTCGACTACTCGACCCGGATTTTGAAAATTATGCGAGATTTTACGGACCTAGTTGAGCCTTTTTCCATTGATGAGGCGTTTATGGATCTGACTGGTGTCATTCATCTATTTGGCACGCCTTTAGAAATCGCTATGAAGATTAAAAAGAAAATCAGATCGGAAGTAGGTGTAAGCTGTAGTGCCGGCATCGGTCCAAACAAATTAATCGCCAAGATGGCCGCTGGTCTCCAGAAGCCTGACGGTCTAACCATAGTGGACACGGTGGAGGATTACAGAAAAGCTTTTTATGACAAGCCCGTTAGGGAACTGTTTGGAATAGGTCCCAGATATGAACGCCATTTGCGATATTTTAACATACATACTATTGGAGACCTGGCAAATTTTCCGGTAGAGATACTAAAAAAGCGGTGGGGTAAAAATGGTGAGATGCTCTGGTACTGTGCAATGGGCATCGATTATTCTCCGGTAAGTCCCACTTCCTTGAACACATCCAAAAGCATCGGTCAACAGAGAACCCTTCCACGTGACCTTCGGGGCTTTGAGAAGATAAAAGTAGTCATCCTAGAACTAAGTGAGATGGTATCAAGACGGGTCCGCCAGGGCGGTTATGTAGGACGAACGGTTTTTTTGACCCTTCGGGATACGCAGCTCAACTTTTTGTCTAAGGCAATGAGTATGAGGGATTATACTGATCTTCCCGACGATATCTACCAAACGGCCTGCAGACTTCTGTCGAAACACTGGGATGAATCCTGGTCGACAAGGCTTGTTGGCGTGACGTTCAGCAATCTCGTCAAGAAGGAACACCAGCAGTTTGACCTTTTCGGTTGGGAAGAGCGCCAGGAAAAAATGGTCAAAGCTTGTGACGCTATACGGGATCGATTTGGCGAAAGCGCAATTTTCAGGGGAATTTCCCTCACGGAGGAAAGTTTGAAGTATGGCAGATAAAAGTAATGTTTTGTGGGAGAAGCACCGGATGTATCTTCCCGGTATGCGACAGAAGGCAGTTCACCGTTGCAGACATTGTAAGTTCTTTGTGGCTATAAAAGGTAAATTAGAAACTAAATATGGCTGTGTAGTTAGTATCAAGGCATATGGAAATTTAGAAAAACGAATTCCTCCTGTTATTCCCGTAATAGAAATAATTAAGCAAGTTGGCCTTGAAGGCTTAGACAAATGCTTAAAATGTAGCGACCCTGAAGCTCAAAGCTGTGGCAAATTCTCAACGAAATAGCAGTATAATTGACTTCCTCCACTTACCAGTTGAACCCAAAAGTCCTTAGTCTATTGGTTGAAAGAAATGTACTATATTACTATCATATGTTCCCCGGAGCTTCTTTATGGGTTTCTCATGATCAAAAAAAGCTACAACGAGGCTTTTAATTTCATCTTGTGTTATTATACCACCAATCTTTGACACAGATAGGTGCCACATAGATCCTTCAACTGAATCTCTCAAGGTAAAACAAATTTTAAGTCCAGATGGGAAGGTTGCCCAATGACGACTATGAGGCATATCTTCATTATCTTCAGCGATAGGATTCTCTTTTGCGACAAGTCTCATTTTTCTTGCTAATTTGATAAAAGAATTGAACTGGCTCCCACGTTCTTTAAGCCACTTATCAGATTCTGACTTAATGCTGTCTGGAATATTATCGTTAGCAACGATCATCTGATGCATTATCAATTCAACAAATTCTTTGGGTTCTTTTTCAAGTTTGTGTAATTTTTTTGACTGGATTTTAAACGCCCATTTATTTACAAATTTGACCAACATATCTGGGTCTCGTGTTATTAATACATTTGTTAATTCTTGGTAATATTCTTTAAAGTTATTCAAGTATTTTCCCGTTCCTTTCTTCATAGAAAGATATTCCCACTCCGAAATTCCTGCATCATCGACCCGTGACTAAATGGTTTCCCATCCCCGACAGAGGGATCTCTACAGGCGTTAATTCCCGGAGAACTTCCGGTACTGAAATTTTAAGCAACGATTCTTGCATATTTCTTCAGGTTGACAGCTGCATTAATGTCACGGTCATGATGAACTCCGCAGCAAGGACAGTCCCATTCACGAATAGATAGGGGCATGCTATCCATTACATAACCGCAAGATGAGCATGTCTTGCTGCTGGGATAAAATCGGGGAGCGAGTATCAGTGTTGACCCGTACCACACAGTCTTATATGCTAATTGCCGCCGGAATTCTCCCCAGCCCACGTCTGCGATATGCCTGGACAACCGGTCATTTTGCAACATCCCGCGGACATTCAAATCTTCGATCACGATCTCTGACTTGGTTTTTGCCAGCTCTGTCGTGAGCTTGTGAATGAAGTCCCGCCGGCTGTTGCGGATGCGCCGGTGCAGCCGGGCTAATCCAAGAGCGCTTTTCTTCCGGTTGTTGGAGCCTTTTTGCATTCTGCTGTGTTTCTTGGATAATCTCTTGAGTCTTTTCAGATACTTGCCCAGAGGTTTAGAAGCTTCGATCTTCGTCCCGTCAGACATGGCGGCAAAATGGTGCAACCCCACGTCAATGCCAACAGCATCACCGAAGACAGGTTCAGGATCTGGAATCGCTACCTCACAGGAAAAGCTGACAAACCAGCGATCCGCTTCTCTGCTGACGGTGGCCGAAAGAATCCGGCCACCTATCGCTGATTCTTCTTTGAGACGGATTATACCCAGGCGGGGAAGCTGAACGGCTTTCTCTTCAACCTTGATTGCTCCCGTCAATCGGAAAGAGTCATGGACACCTTTCTTCTTGAACTTGGGAGATCCGATCTTCTCTCCTGCTTTCAGACCAGTGAAAAAGTTTTTGAATGCCCGGTCGAGATCCCGCAGGGCTTCCTGGGGAGCACACTTGGAAACCTCATACATCCAGGGGAAATCTGTCTGTTTAAGCTTATTCAACGCCCGGTGTTGGGCCATAGCATTAGTTGACTTCTTTTCCGCTTGATACAGCTCGATCCGGCGGGCTAGCCCCCAGTTGTAAGCGAAGCGAGCGCATCCGGCATGCTTGGCAAGGAGGATTCTCTGAGATATGTTTGGTTTTAACTCATACCGATAGGCACGGTTAATTATCATTCTCTAAGGCCTCCATTGCTTTTTTTACCTTGTTCTTTGCCGACCTGCGGCCATATAGCCGGGCACAGAAGGATGTGAGAACTTCAATCATATCTTGAACCAGATCATCTTTCATTTCAGACTGGTCCATCACGATCACCCGTCTACCCTGGGCAGAAAGACAGCTTTCCACCTATTCAAACACAAACCGCATGAGACGATCACGGTGTTCAACCACAATCACTCGTATCTTAGGATCTGCAAGTAATTTCATCAGTTTTGGGCGGTGTCCGTTCAGACCGGATCCGATGGGGGTTTGTTCGGCAGCAACAGGTAATTTCCCTGCCTTGAACCACTTCCAGGCAGTCCTGTATGTAATTCCATTCTTCTATGCCCATTCACTTAGTTTCGTGGAATATTATACTATAAAAGGTAATATATTTCTATATATTAATTAACAGTTTAAAACCCCTTTTCTTCATATGTAAGCGGTAGAAACCGGGGTATGATTCGCAGACGAAAAGAGAAATTCGAAGCAGACCTTCAGATCTTGAATGAACGTGCCGAAAAAAAATAAGAAAGGTGTTAAGCAAAAAGACTCATACGGGTCTGCACCATATCCCCATCCCTTCCAAGTGTCCCCCAGCTGGCCAAGTCCCCCCCACCCAATCAGTTGTTTAATTGATGTTATTGTTAATAACTGTAAATCTAACTGACCTGCGACTCGCCAGAATCTTTTTGTTTTTTTTGAAGCTCTTCAATTACGTTGTGGGGAATAGCCAGGTCAAATTGTACTTCCGCCCAGTTTCTAATTTTATCGTCGCCGGCGGCCCATAGATCACAAAGGGTTCCCACCATGCGATTTAGCGCTGGATCACCGGTAGCAGCGTGGCGGCTGCCTAGCCCGCCGTTAGGCATAATTAAGTTATGTTCTTTCAGTAAACCAGCAAATGCAGCAATTATGGTCTGCTCGCCAAAGCGGGCCATTAAGTTTTTTAAGGCTTCTTCAGGGGAGGTGAGCATCTCTCCTTCTCCTGTTTTTAACCATGCTATTGAAATACCATGTTCGATAGAGATAAGTTTTAGAAGTGTATCAGAGGGTTCTTGTAAATCGTTTTCCATACTAGCAATGTAACCCCTTGTAATAGCCAGTGGTTGGGCAAATTTTTCTTGGGTTAATTTTAAATAGGTTCTTGCCTCTTTTAAACGCTTACCAATACTCATAAATAACACCGCATTTCAGTAGTATATGCTTCTTGACATAGCATCTCAATAGCATTATTATTATAGCCAAGAACAATTAATTTATTTAAAGCATCATGTCTAACGCCCTGACAGGAAGGAGGGATCGTTATGGCCGGGCTAAAAGAAGTCATGACTGGGCTTGAGGTCAAGATAGAACTTATGAAAAAGGGTCTTAAGCTTGCCGATATTGCTGACATGGCGGATGTAACGCGCCCCACAGTAACCAAGACTTTGAGCTATAATGACGGATACGAGTGTACACTGGTTACGAAACAAATTGCCCGGGTGCTCGGATTGCAGAAACTCCAGATAATTAAGAAACCGAAAAAAGCAAAGGGCAGGATGCACAGCCAGTTAGCAATCAAAGAGTAAATTTGTTTACTTGATCATATCAAACATATAAAGACGAAGCAAACGGTCTTTTGGAAGATAGTAAAACTGATTGACGCGGGTAGATGTAGTTGGAAGGCAAATTAAATATGTGCAAGTAAGGAGGGGGTGGCTGCTCTGCAAGAAGGAGCGCAGTCCCTATGGTATCCGTATGTGCAAAAATAAATTGCTCATGAACACGAAGATGGGGAAGCAAATCTGGAATAAAATGTAATGTTGCGCTCTTGAAAAACGGTGAACTGTTACTGGCAGTGGACAGGAACATAATTGGTAGCCTTAAAGCATTATTTAAAAAATTACTTTGCCTTGCGCTTATTAGCTTTTGTCTTATCCAGCACAGAAATCTGGATGTTATGGCTTTCGATTTTTCCCTCAATGCGTTCAAGTTGCTCAAGTATGGCGGTAAAGGATTTGAGCATTTTGCTTGTAGCCATCTATGAGGGCCCCAAGTATTTCACCATGATTGTGCTCAATGCTGGTGACAGTGGACTTTACTTTCTGTACGTCGGCTTTGACTTCTTGTACATCAGCTTTGACGGCCATTAGTTCAGATGCCAGTATGTCTTGAGATTTTTCCAGACCGTCCATACAGGAATTTATATTTTGTAGTTGTTGCAGTACAAGTTCCTGAAATTTCTCGTTTTCCATAATCATTCTCCTTTGGTTTCAGGATTAAGTCCTCCCTCATCACTCTTCACCACCGAAGTAACAAACGGTGTTTTTTGTTTTTTGGCTTCCTCTACGATGTGTTTAGGAAAGGCTATATCAAACTGCATGGAAGCCCAAGCCTTGAGGCGTTCATCGCCGACGGCCCAGAGGTCATAAAGTGTGTTGATCATGCGATTTAGTTCAGGATCGTCGGTGTCCACGGTCAAGTCGTGTTTTTTTATAACGAAGTTAAAAGCATTCAGAATGGTCTGCTCGCCAAACCGGGCTATTTGATCTATTATCACTTCTTCAGGAGGGACGAGCATCTGTCCTTCCCCTGTTTTCAACCATGTAACTGAGATACCATGCTCATGTTCTATAAGTTTCAACAGTGTTTCGGAAGGTGCACGCGAGTCATGTTCAAGCGTAGAAATATAACCCCTATCTATGCCCAGGGGTTTAGCAAAATCAGCCTGAGTAAGATTTAGTGTTTTTCTTGCCTTTAGTAAGCGATCTGAAATACTCATTTTTGTGCACCATTGTAGAGTTTATTTGTTGACAATGAAACATAGTTACATTATTATTATAGCCAAGGGCAATTAATTTATTAAAGCATCATATCTAACGCCCTGGCAGAGAAAGGAGGGATCGTTATGGCTGACCCCGTGCTAAAAGAAGTCATGACTGGTCTTGATGTCAAGATAGAACTTATGAAAAAAGGAATCAAGCTTGCCGATATCGCCGACATGGCGGATGTAACACGTCCCGCGGTGACTAGAACTTTGAGCTACAATGATGGATACGAATGTACACTGGTTACGAAACAAATTGCCCGGGTGCTCGGCTTGCAGAAACTCCAGATAGTAAAGAAACCGAAAAAAGCCAGGGGCAAAATACGCAGCCAGTTAGCTTTCAAAGAGTAAAATTGTTTATTGATCATATCAAACTTGTGAAGGCTTGGCAAACAATATAAATTGCAGTTAAACGTGCCGAGAAATTTATTTGGTCACCTACATCAAGAACAATAAGGCTACCTCGATGACAATTTCTTTTGAGTCATCAATTTGACTTCATGCTGGGTTATTTTTAGTAGTGCAAAATCAAGCTTGTCGTCCATTTCGGACAATTTTTCAATTATCTGGTCGTTCTTATCGTTTTGCATGCTCCTGGCATCAAACAGAGCGCCGATCTTGTTAAATACTTCGTTTTCCATACGTGTTTCAAGTTTGGTTAAGTCTTTGCGAATTTCCTTCTGGCCCTCGGTTAACCTGGCCTGGCCTTCGGCTAACTTAACCTGTTCCTCAGTTAACTTGACCTGGCCTTCGGATAATCTGACCTGTTCCTCGGTTAACTTAGCCTGACCTTCGGTTAACTTGACCTGGCCCTCGTTAAGTGATTGCAGTTGTCGGAGCACAAGGGCTTGGAATTCTTCGTTAGTCATGATTAGTCTCCTTCCGGTTGATTATCTTTGACCATCTCTTTCATGACAGAGATCAACAGTTCACGTTGCAGGGGGGTAAGTTTTTGAGCAACATCAACCATCTGACGAAGATCAGGTTGAAGTTCAGCAGGAGGGTCAGCGAAAAACTCGGAAAGGGTAAGTCCCAGTCCAAAGACTATTTTTTCAAGAACTTCAAAAGTTGGCTGACGTTTCCCAGATTCTATTTCGCTAATTGCGGATTGGGCCGCGCCAGATTTTTTTGATAATGCATTCATGCTGATACCTTGGTGCTCTCTGGTTGTCTTAATTCTTTGACCTATATCCAATTTAGTACTCCATAAAACTATCTTTATTCAGATTGTAACATAAAATTTTTTCAAGCGTATTATACGAATTCGTATTGACTTTATATACGTATTCAGATAGTATATTATCTAGAAACATATAGGCGGTGAATAAAAATGAAGTGTCTTGCTCAACGCTTAACAGCACTTCGTGGGAATAGATCCCAAACAGAATTAGCAAGGAAAGCAGGTATTCCACAGTCCGCAATAAGTGAAATTGAAGCCGGAAAGAGAATACCAAGAACAGATACCTTACAAAAACTTGCTACTGCCCTGGGTGTTTCCGTAGCTGAACTGCTGGATGATGAGCCGCTGCCTAAAGCAGTAAGCGAATAAGCCAACAATGACCCACAAAAAAATAATGCGCCTCAACAGTATATATTTCTGCTAATCACAGGAAATTCCTTCATTTGGAAATAGTCGTCATTAATAACATAACGAACAAAGGAGGGGGGTGGCTGCCCTGCAAGAAGGAGCGCAGTCCCTATGGTATCCGTATGTGCAAAAAAAAATCGTTCGTGAAAATGACGATGGGGGAAGCAAATCTGGAATAAATTGTAATACTGTGCGCCTGAAAAACGGTGAACTGTTACTGGCAGTGGCCAAGTGTGTTATGGTAGATGGCAGTGTCACATTAGAGGATATGTCCTCTGAGCTTGGTATTACAAAAAGATCTGTAAAAAGCGCTCTGAAGAAAATCAGAGACAAGCTGTCATTAGGCTTGGCCATACCAGGTCTAAACGACATGGAGACAGAGAACCTGGCACTGGCGCTTAGCAAAAGAGACAGTCTTAGAAATAAGCGCAAGCGCGTTTCAGGGCATATTGATGAAGAAGCGAAGGCCAGGAAAGAAAGAATAATCTCAATTGCCCGGGAGTTCGCAATCGAGAAGATGATCCGGGCTGGTAACAGCGTAGCGGAGACAGCAAGTGTGGTCGGGCTCTCGGGAAAGAGAATCCGCGAGATTCTGGCGGAAATGTATTTTACCACAGGCGTACTTGCAAAGGAAATTATTCAATCCGGAGGCAGTGTATCAGAAGCATCTGAGCGTCTTGGAGTAACACGTAAGGAAGTAAAACAAGCTCTTTTGGAAGTGGGTTATCATATTATCACTGACGATGCTGCAGTAACAAATAATGAATGCAGCAAGGTCAGCATGATGAAACCAGGCAAACCCAGAAAAAGGGAGTACAAAAAGCCGGCGACGATCAGCAAGGCCGGCCTGGCTGAGTGGAACATGATGCACTACGATCAGGAAGGCATCCTTCGGTTGCCGGCGGGTTGCAGGGCGCCGGCGGATTTACCCCGGAAATACCCATCACCAAAAGCAAACTTGCTTCCAGCTGCTGAAACGAAACCGACATGGATTCCAGCCCCGCCTCTTTCCAAGTCGGAATGTACGGCACGAGGCAGGAAACGGATAGGATATTTGAGACTATATTAGCCGGGCCTCGGGAGGGGCGGCGTCAACAATGATGAAGCTAAAAAGGCCACTACACCTGATTGAGGGTTTTGTGGCTTTTAATATGCAGTATACCTGAAAGGTGGTCAGCGAATGACACCAGCGTTACAGAATTTGGTGCAAAAAAACCCACCTATTGAAGAGCAGTTAATTAAAATAGAAAACCTTCGTTATAAGCTAAACTCCACCAGCATAGAGGATAGACAAAGGCTGCTGTTATTAAGCCAAAAGCTTGATAAGCTTATATTAACTTATCAGCGGCAAATGGTATAATACTAGCAAGGGGGTGTCAAATGGGTGGTACAAAGCATCAATCGCATCAATGATTATGCTTTTAAACGGATCATGGGTTCAGAAGAAGGCAAAGACGCACTGCTAAGCTTCCTGAATGCTGTACTGAAACCGGCGCCCGGCAAAGAGCTGGCTTCCGTTGAGTTGCTGGACCGGGAACTTGACCCCAGGTACCTGTTGGACAGAGCGGCCCGGTTGGATATACTGGCTAGAACGGCGACGGGCGCCCTGGTCAATATAGAGGTCCAGATCGCTAACCAGTATAACATCGACAAGCGGACGCTGTTTTACTGGGCCGGACTTTACCACGGGCAGCTTTCCCGTGGAGAAGATTTCAGGAGTCTCAAGAAAACTATTACGATTAACATACTGGGATTTAGTTGGTTCACGGATAAGGAGCGGTATCACCATATATTTCAGTTGAGAGAAAAGGATACCGGAGAGTTGCTTAACGAGGATATGGAAATACATTTTTTGGAGTTGCCGAAGATAGTGAAACTTGATCGCAGGCCCAGTGATGCTCTGGAAGAATGGATGTTGTACCTGAACAACCTGGAAGGGAAAGAAATGGAGGCGATCGCCATGGAGAACCCGGGTATCAAAAAAGCGCTGACCATTGAGCAAATTTTCCTAAAAGATAAGAAAGAACGCAGGCTGTATGAGTTGCGGGAAAAAGCGTACCGGGACGAGCTTTCCGCATTGGCAGGCGCTAGGGCGGAGGGTGAAGCCAGAGGAGAAGCCAGAGGAGAAGCTAGAGGAGAAGCCAGAGGAGAAGCTAGAGGCAGACAGGAGGCTATTTGCAAGTACCTGGAGGCCAGGTTTGGGGATGCTTCGCTAGGCTTGCAGGAAAAAGTCAGGCAGTATAATGAGTTGGAGAAACTGGACATGCTCATCAACAAAATATACACTGCTGCTTCGCTTGAAGAGGCCGGCGCTATCATTAACGGCATATAGTTAAGACGATAGGTTTTCCTAATATGTTGTTGCATAAAAAGGAAGACGTTAAGGGCCGCCACCCCGTCTTCCTTTTCCTATCCGGCTTACGCCTATGGAAATGGTAATGGAAAAGAAGCAGAATTTAAAGCCCATTTTTAGTTAGTATGAATCCGTATTTAACTGATAACTTAAAAAGGAGGTAAATTGCATGAAAAAATTCATAGCGCTTGGTATCTTTTTTGGACTTGCGGTAATCTTTATTCCCTGGCTGCATTCGGCTAAAGCCGAGCAGGTGGACGTGTACGAGGACAACCAGTTGGTCAAATCGGTGGTATTCAAGATCGGGGTGCCAGAGTATGTGGTGAACGGCCAGACCCCCGGCGTTAAAATGGACGTGGCTCCGTTCATCCAGGATGACCGGACGTTTGTGCCGGTAAGATTCCTGGGCAACGCCCTGGGTGTGAGCGACGAAAATATTAATTGGAACGGTGAAGTGCGGCGCGTATTTGTTGCGGGGCCGAATAATACCAGCCTGGTAATGACGATAGATGTTAAGGAGATTATGGTCGACGGCCAGGCCCGGGCCATCGACGTGGCGCCGGTACTGACCAGCGACCGGACCTTCCTGCCGGCCCGGTACGTAGCCGAGGGACTGGGCTATGAAGTAGCCTGGGACGAAGCCACTCAGACGGTGGTATGCTGGCCAGCGGGTGAGACGAAGCCGGACGTAAGCGCGGCGGTGGATTACCTGAACCAAGTGCAAGAGCAGCCGCAGGATCAGGCGCAGGCCACCCCTTACGTTCCTGCGGGCTGGAAACAGGTCAGCTATAACGGTGGACAGGCTTACATCCCGCCTGACGCAGAGAACAGGTACCCTAACGTGTATTTCATGGAAAAAGGCAACATGGTCCAATTCGACACAAAAGGCTTGACTATTAGCTACCCCTGCAAACAGTTTTCCAACGAAAAAGCCGACCAGACCGCTAAGGACCTTTTGCTGTCCAACATCGGCGATTCCAGCCTGGTGCAGCAGATCTGGGACTACGGCGCCCAGAAGACCACCCGGGGATATTGGCTGCCGCTGAAAATTTTCCCCGGCACGGAGAAGTTTAAGGAAATCCAGGTGGAAAACGCCGATGGCTGCATCGCTGTGCTGTGCATGTATTAAAATGATTCGGAAAGGAGAAAACCTAAATAATGAAGACAAAGAAGATACTCGTGGGGGCGCTGGCTGGCGCTCTCCTGTTTTTTGTCGCGCATTTCGCGTTCGCCGCGGGCCTGGCCGACGTGCAGACGCCGCCGGCGGATGTCTTGAAAAAAGCCAACGATTTCGCTGCCCGCGTCAGCGGCTTACCATATGATTTCTTTATCGATACCAATGATAAAGGCGATTCCCTGCGCTACGGCGACCTGATCCTGCCCCACGAGGGCACGGTCAATTACCTGGCCTGGGGGCCGTGGCACAGCGACCCGAACTGGGACGGCGAGGGCGCGACGAAGAAAGACCGGAACAATATCGAACGCGCGCGCTACGTCGGCTACGGTTACTACGGAGAGCAGATCTCCAACGTCTTTTTCCCGCCGGATCGTTCCGGTGGCTGGAAGTCTCTGAGCGACGCAGATTTCGTAGAGGAGCCGTGGTGGGATTCTTCTGTCAAGCAGGCTTTCCCGCAATTTTTCGGGCCAAGTGACCGTTTCGACGGCAAGACCGACCCCGACCTGATCAAGGCCATGCAGATTGGCCTGGACTATTGCGCCTGGGGCAACGAATTAGCGCCTCCGGACCCGGGCTCCGACCTGTACCAGAACCCGCAGAATTACATCCATGTCTTTCTGCCTTGTTCGGAGCAAACTTTCGGCATGGGCGTGATGTTCCACCGCGACACGGACGGCTCCTTGTGGTACCGCTCGGTGCCTTTGACCGATCTTAACAGGACTAAGTTCACCCCGGACGACGCCATCTCTCTCGATCCGCCGGAACGCACCGGCAACCCCGGCGACTCGGCGGCCTTCAGCTTGAAAGTGAACTGGCAGGAAATAAAATCTCTCCAGGAGATAGCGGCTGATTACGGTTTTGACTTCGGCTTTTTGATCCAGGTATCCCACCAGGTGAACGGCAGCCCTAACGCAGCCGCCTTTACTATGGACGGCATGCAATCGCAGGACGCCGGGAACGGCTGGGCGCAGATAGACTACACCG
This genomic interval from Pelotomaculum schinkii contains the following:
- the dinB gene encoding DNA polymerase IV, encoding MGRVIALVDMNSFFASCHQAENRDLEGKEVVVAGDPERRTGIVLACSYPCKAKGVKSGMALWEAKKLCPDATYFKPHYSLYVDYSTRILKIMRDFTDLVEPFSIDEAFMDLTGVIHLFGTPLEIAMKIKKKIRSEVGVSCSAGIGPNKLIAKMAAGLQKPDGLTIVDTVEDYRKAFYDKPVRELFGIGPRYERHLRYFNIHTIGDLANFPVEILKKRWGKNGEMLWYCAMGIDYSPVSPTSLNTSKSIGQQRTLPRDLRGFEKIKVVILELSEMVSRRVRQGGYVGRTVFLTLRDTQLNFLSKAMSMRDYTDLPDDIYQTACRLLSKHWDESWSTRLVGVTFSNLVKKEHQQFDLFGWEERQEKMVKACDAIRDRFGESAIFRGISLTEESLKYGR
- a CDS encoding RNA-guided endonuclease InsQ/TnpB family protein codes for the protein MIINRAYRYELKPNISQRILLAKHAGCARFAYNWGLARRIELYQAEKKSTNAMAQHRALNKLKQTDFPWMYEVSKCAPQEALRDLDRAFKNFFTGLKAGEKIGSPKFKKKGVHDSFRLTGAIKVEEKAVQLPRLGIIRLKEESAIGGRILSATVSREADRWFVSFSCEVAIPDPEPVFGDAVGIDVGLHHFAAMSDGTKIEASKPLGKYLKRLKRLSKKHSRMQKGSNNRKKSALGLARLHRRIRNSRRDFIHKLTTELAKTKSEIVIEDLNVRGMLQNDRLSRHIADVGWGEFRRQLAYKTVWYGSTLILAPRFYPSSKTCSSCGYVMDSMPLSIREWDCPCCGVHHDRDINAAVNLKKYARIVA
- a CDS encoding helix-turn-helix domain-containing protein; this translates as MSIGKRLKEARTYLKLTQEKFAQPLAITRGYIASMENDLQEPSDTLLKLISIEHGISIAWLKTGEGEMLTSPEEALKNLMARFGEQTIIAAFAGLLKEHNLIMPNGGLGSRHAATGDPALNRMVGTLCDLWAAGDDKIRNWAEVQFDLAIPHNVIEELQKKQKDSGESQVS
- a CDS encoding helix-turn-helix domain-containing protein, which encodes MSISDRLLKARKTLNLTQADFAKPLGIDRGYISTLEHDSRAPSETLLKLIEHEHGISVTWLKTGEGQMLVPPEEVIIDQIARFGEQTILNAFNFVIKKHDLTVDTDDPELNRMINTLYDLWAVGDERLKAWASMQFDIAFPKHIVEEAKKQKTPFVTSVVKSDEGGLNPETKGE
- a CDS encoding helix-turn-helix domain-containing protein codes for the protein MDIGQRIKTTREHQGISMNALSKKSGAAQSAISEIESGKRQPTFEVLEKIVFGLGLTLSEFFADPPAELQPDLRQMVDVAQKLTPLQRELLISVMKEMVKDNQPEGD
- a CDS encoding helix-turn-helix domain-containing protein: MKCLAQRLTALRGNRSQTELARKAGIPQSAISEIEAGKRIPRTDTLQKLATALGVSVAELLDDEPLPKAVSE
- a CDS encoding Spo0E family sporulation regulatory protein-aspartic acid phosphatase; translation: MTPALQNLVQKNPPIEEQLIKIENLRYKLNSTSIEDRQRLLLLSQKLDKLILTYQRQMV
- a CDS encoding Rpn family recombination-promoting nuclease/putative transposase, coding for MVQSINRINDYAFKRIMGSEEGKDALLSFLNAVLKPAPGKELASVELLDRELDPRYLLDRAARLDILARTATGALVNIEVQIANQYNIDKRTLFYWAGLYHGQLSRGEDFRSLKKTITINILGFSWFTDKERYHHIFQLREKDTGELLNEDMEIHFLELPKIVKLDRRPSDALEEWMLYLNNLEGKEMEAIAMENPGIKKALTIEQIFLKDKKERRLYELREKAYRDELSALAGARAEGEARGEARGEARGEARGEARGRQEAICKYLEARFGDASLGLQEKVRQYNELEKLDMLINKIYTAASLEEAGAIINGI
- a CDS encoding copper amine oxidase N-terminal domain-containing protein, whose amino-acid sequence is MKKFIALGIFFGLAVIFIPWLHSAKAEQVDVYEDNQLVKSVVFKIGVPEYVVNGQTPGVKMDVAPFIQDDRTFVPVRFLGNALGVSDENINWNGEVRRVFVAGPNNTSLVMTIDVKEIMVDGQARAIDVAPVLTSDRTFLPARYVAEGLGYEVAWDEATQTVVCWPAGETKPDVSAAVDYLNQVQEQPQDQAQATPYVPAGWKQVSYNGGQAYIPPDAENRYPNVYFMEKGNMVQFDTKGLTISYPCKQFSNEKADQTAKDLLLSNIGDSSLVQQIWDYGAQKTTRGYWLPLKIFPGTEKFKEIQVENADGCIAVLCMY
- a CDS encoding Athe_2463 domain-containing protein; this encodes MKTKKILVGALAGALLFFVAHFAFAAGLADVQTPPADVLKKANDFAARVSGLPYDFFIDTNDKGDSLRYGDLILPHEGTVNYLAWGPWHSDPNWDGEGATKKDRNNIERARYVGYGYYGEQISNVFFPPDRSGGWKSLSDADFVEEPWWDSSVKQAFPQFFGPSDRFDGKTDPDLIKAMQIGLDYCAWGNELAPPDPGSDLYQNPQNYIHVFLPCSEQTFGMGVMFHRDTDGSLWYRSVPLTDLNRTKFTPDDAISLDPPERTGNPGDSAAFSLKVNWQEIKSLQEIAADYGFDFGFLIQVSHQVNGSPNAAAFTMDGMQSQDAGNGWAQIDYTDLSDASKTSSVSVHVQDVPSEVVAQIVPYVKDKESGYVFLWSDYYLYKQAKAKVAPNNISKPPEQQITTGSGLHFQAISQRNAVTGQEIDPPREPDTAKWTDTVTATLTPLRVQSVVNVDESVDYGTTVAPPPPPGGGCAPAYTTLDSWRLNSATLTYPKQNPHYTFGDPRPPIGVEPNDSGQPIPLSSSPEGFETTSMAPASDGHALACQFKEMWAQNGTYLHDILNPSLDSWIQTPQTYKLTASNIQVTVDYTVHTFHMVCDPDGGCSCEENTTPGSYTYTLNPISGNLLVNGTGVASIGM